In Desulfomonilia bacterium, the genomic stretch GAGGAGGATCGTACCATGAGGAGAGGGAGATTTGGAGAGGAGCAGATAATCCGGATACTGAAGGAGAGAGAGGCTGGGGTTTCATTACAGGAGATATGCCGCAAGTACGGGATGTGCGAGCA encodes the following:
- a CDS encoding transposase is translated as MRRGRFGEEQIIRILKEREAGVSLQEICRKYGMCE